One Methylosinus sp. LW4 genomic region harbors:
- a CDS encoding nitrilase-related carbon-nitrogen hydrolase: MRWKALVAILLTLVCAGGVDAQTAARSVKVAAVDFIPAWGSLDANIRRLADAAEEIARQGVGFAVFPETAVSGYLFSDPSQIAPYLDTIPGDTTKALLPVLARTGLYMSVGIAERDAETGLAYNAAVLLGPQGVIGKYRKNGLNPQDQKVFAPGDTGVPVFDTPIGRIALLICYDDTYWQYARLAALRGAQIIAWHSVSDRVMPGTPAAQSKGDHSTVSNVQYMSAQNGVFVIGATRSGVETNPLTGGQLYYNGGSSIWSPQGHKLVQAPVVPPEELPPGLHGVYSAEIAPTDADAPRAERLALRRPQLYAPWLALHRSPVDANATKTQRKATLIAAQWPEGPSLMERTKPPKGALTVLPELSALPSGLSPEEIKSRAEERDGPFERALGALARARKAYVAGSYPERAGERVFHTVALAGPDGAILGRYRATHPAPSGWATPGDEIAVVDTPLGRIGLATAEDLATPELGALYAVQRTDILAAPAGAPSPLKVEIDSALFGVADPPTGRADFFPYAAAKQNQLWLVSGGRRAGDATAAGIYGPEPVVSTPTLTAAPGAADVRHQTEIPAVGTWIDQSQLIAGQQAQWFVPLTQRQDSACLRRWRTGGNCPGR, encoded by the coding sequence ATGAGGTGGAAGGCTCTCGTCGCTATTCTCTTGACCCTCGTCTGCGCGGGCGGCGTCGACGCGCAGACGGCCGCGCGTTCCGTGAAAGTCGCGGCGGTGGATTTCATTCCCGCCTGGGGCTCGCTCGACGCCAATATTCGTCGTCTCGCCGATGCGGCGGAGGAGATCGCGCGGCAGGGCGTCGGCTTCGCGGTGTTCCCCGAGACCGCGGTCAGCGGCTATTTGTTCAGCGATCCTTCGCAGATCGCGCCCTATCTCGACACCATCCCCGGCGACACGACGAAAGCGCTGCTTCCCGTGCTGGCGAGAACGGGACTCTATATGAGCGTCGGCATCGCCGAGCGCGACGCCGAGACCGGCCTCGCCTATAACGCCGCCGTGCTGCTGGGGCCGCAGGGCGTAATCGGCAAATATCGCAAGAACGGGCTCAATCCGCAGGATCAGAAAGTCTTCGCGCCCGGCGATACGGGCGTGCCGGTCTTCGACACGCCGATCGGCCGCATCGCGCTGCTGATCTGCTATGACGACACTTATTGGCAATATGCGCGGCTCGCGGCGCTGCGGGGCGCGCAGATCATCGCCTGGCATTCCGTCTCCGATCGCGTGATGCCGGGAACGCCCGCCGCGCAATCCAAGGGCGATCACTCGACCGTCTCCAACGTCCAATATATGAGCGCGCAGAATGGCGTCTTCGTCATCGGCGCGACGCGCAGCGGCGTCGAGACCAATCCGCTCACCGGCGGCCAGCTCTATTACAATGGCGGCTCGAGCATTTGGTCGCCGCAAGGCCATAAGCTCGTTCAGGCGCCCGTCGTTCCGCCGGAGGAGCTGCCGCCCGGGCTTCACGGCGTCTATAGCGCCGAGATCGCGCCGACCGACGCCGATGCGCCCCGCGCCGAGCGGCTCGCCCTGCGCCGGCCGCAGCTCTATGCGCCCTGGCTGGCGCTGCACCGCAGCCCCGTCGACGCCAACGCCACAAAGACCCAGCGCAAGGCGACGCTCATCGCGGCGCAATGGCCGGAGGGACCGTCGCTGATGGAGCGGACGAAGCCGCCGAAAGGCGCGCTGACGGTTCTTCCCGAGCTGTCCGCTCTCCCCTCCGGCCTGTCGCCAGAGGAGATAAAATCCCGCGCCGAAGAGCGAGACGGCCCATTCGAGCGCGCGCTCGGCGCCCTCGCCCGCGCGCGCAAAGCCTATGTGGCGGGGAGCTATCCCGAGCGCGCCGGCGAGCGCGTCTTTCATACGGTCGCGCTCGCCGGGCCGGACGGCGCCATTCTCGGCCGCTACCGCGCGACGCATCCCGCGCCGAGCGGATGGGCGACGCCGGGCGACGAGATCGCCGTCGTCGACACGCCACTCGGCCGCATCGGCCTCGCCACGGCGGAGGATCTGGCGACGCCGGAGCTGGGCGCGCTCTACGCCGTCCAGCGTACAGACATTCTCGCCGCCCCGGCCGGCGCGCCCTCGCCGCTGAAGGTCGAAATCGATTCGGCGCTGTTCGGCGTCGCCGATCCGCCGACCGGCCGCGCGGATTTCTTCCCCTATGCCGCCGCCAAGCAGAATCAGCTGTGGCTGGTGAGCGGCGGCCGCCGCGCCGGCGACGCCACTGCGGCCGGAATCTACGGGCCTGAGCCCGTCGTCTCCACACCGACGCTCACCGCCGCGCCGGGCGCTGCGGATGTGCGCCATCAGACGGAGATTCCGGCGGTCGGCACCTGGATCGATCAGAGCCAGCTGATCGCCGGCCAGCAGGCGCAATGGTTCGTCCCGCTCACGCAGCGGCAGGACAGCGCCTGCCTGAGACGCTGGCGCACGGGCGGCAACTGTCCGGGGCGGTAA
- the rpmG gene encoding 50S ribosomal protein L33 has product MAKSAMIKIKLLSTADTGTFYVTKKNARTKTEKLVFKKYDPVVRKHVEFKETKIK; this is encoded by the coding sequence ATGGCCAAATCCGCCATGATAAAGATCAAGCTTCTCTCGACGGCCGACACGGGCACCTTCTATGTGACGAAGAAGAACGCCCGCACCAAGACCGAGAAGCTCGTGTTCAAGAAATACGATCCCGTCGTGCGCAAGCATGTCGAGTTCAAGGAAACCAAGATCAAGTGA
- a CDS encoding 3-deoxy-manno-octulosonate cytidylyltransferase — protein sequence MSRPLIVIPARMGSSRLPGKALAPIAGRPMILHVLEKALAAAIGPVAVATDSDEIARVVSAAGGRVALTRGDHACGSDRIGEALPTLDPEGAHDVIVNLQGDQPDIDPDALTAALTPLADPSVDIATLAAPAAAGERDDPNVVKLIGAEIAPRRMRALYFTRAPTPHGEGPDYHHIGVYAFRRAALARFVALPPSPLELRERLEQLRALEAGMRIDAMILDKAARGVDTSADLQRLRAAQDKDERSRR from the coding sequence TTGAGCCGCCCGCTCATCGTGATTCCCGCCCGGATGGGCTCCTCGCGCCTTCCAGGCAAGGCGCTGGCGCCCATCGCCGGCCGGCCGATGATCCTGCATGTGCTGGAGAAGGCGCTCGCCGCCGCCATCGGCCCGGTCGCGGTGGCGACGGATTCGGACGAGATCGCTCGCGTCGTCTCGGCGGCCGGCGGGCGCGTGGCCCTGACGCGCGGCGACCACGCCTGCGGCAGCGACCGCATAGGCGAGGCGCTCCCGACGCTCGATCCCGAAGGCGCGCATGACGTCATCGTCAATTTGCAGGGCGACCAGCCGGACATCGATCCAGACGCGCTGACGGCCGCGCTGACGCCGCTGGCGGACCCTTCGGTCGATATCGCGACGCTCGCGGCTCCGGCCGCGGCTGGCGAGCGCGACGACCCCAATGTCGTCAAGCTGATCGGCGCCGAGATCGCGCCGCGGCGGATGCGCGCGCTCTATTTCACCCGCGCCCCGACCCCGCATGGCGAGGGGCCGGACTATCATCATATCGGCGTCTACGCTTTTCGCCGGGCGGCGCTGGCGCGCTTCGTCGCTTTGCCGCCCTCCCCGCTCGAGCTGCGCGAGCGGCTGGAGCAGCTGAGGGCGCTCGAGGCCGGCATGCGCATCGACGCCATGATTCTGGACAAAGCCGCCCGCGGGGTGGATACCAGCGCCGATCTGCAACGACTGCGCGCGGCGCAGGACAAAGACGAACGGAGCCGTCGATGA
- a CDS encoding prephenate dehydratase has protein sequence MSERPKIAYQGEPGANSDIACGDAYPDCEPLPCASFEDAFAAVTEGVAALGMIPIENSIAGRVADIHHFLPNAGLYIIGEYFLPIHFQLMAPRGATRETLRGVYSHVHALGQCRRIIRELGLTAHTAGDTAGAAREVAEWKDKSKAALAPRLAADIYGLDILAENVEDAAHNTTRFVILSKTAKWAAPGNGPTMTSFVFRVRNVPAALYKALGGFATNGVNMTKLESYMVDGEFAATRFLADVDGHPEEPPLARALDELRFFSKELEIIGVYPAHRFRLENKRPFEYGD, from the coding sequence ATGAGCGAGCGGCCGAAAATCGCCTATCAGGGCGAGCCCGGCGCCAATTCGGACATCGCCTGCGGGGACGCCTATCCCGACTGCGAGCCCCTGCCCTGCGCCAGCTTCGAGGACGCTTTCGCGGCAGTGACCGAAGGCGTCGCGGCGCTGGGCATGATCCCGATCGAGAATTCGATCGCCGGCCGCGTGGCGGATATCCATCATTTCCTGCCCAACGCCGGGCTCTACATCATCGGCGAATATTTTCTGCCGATCCATTTTCAGCTGATGGCGCCGCGCGGCGCGACGCGCGAGACGTTGCGCGGCGTCTACAGCCATGTGCATGCGCTCGGCCAGTGCCGCAGGATCATTCGCGAGCTCGGCCTCACCGCCCATACGGCGGGCGACACCGCCGGCGCCGCGCGGGAAGTCGCCGAGTGGAAGGACAAGAGCAAAGCCGCTCTCGCGCCGCGCCTCGCCGCCGACATATATGGTCTCGACATTCTCGCCGAGAATGTCGAGGACGCCGCGCATAACACGACGCGCTTCGTCATTCTGTCCAAGACCGCGAAATGGGCGGCGCCGGGCAATGGCCCGACGATGACCAGCTTCGTCTTCCGCGTGCGCAATGTTCCGGCGGCGCTCTACAAGGCGCTCGGCGGATTCGCCACCAATGGCGTGAACATGACCAAGCTCGAGAGCTATATGGTCGACGGCGAGTTCGCGGCGACGCGCTTCCTCGCCGATGTCGACGGCCATCCCGAGGAGCCGCCGCTCGCCCGTGCGCTCGACGAGCTGCGCTTCTTCTCCAAGGAGCTGGAGATCATCGGCGTCTATCCGGCGCATCGGTTCCGCCTCGAGAACAAGCGTCCTTTCGAGTATGGCGATTAG
- a CDS encoding HIT family protein translates to MAAAYDNDNVFAKILRGEIPAHKVYEDDVALAIMDIMPRAEGHVLVIPKVPARNLLDIDPAALAALIPRVQHVAKAAKDAFGADGLTLQQFNESAGGQVIFHLHFHILPRFEGVALRPPGTMADGEKLKAQAEKIRAALGPFPA, encoded by the coding sequence ATGGCCGCAGCCTATGACAATGACAATGTGTTCGCCAAAATCCTGCGCGGAGAAATCCCGGCGCATAAGGTCTATGAGGACGATGTGGCGCTCGCGATCATGGACATCATGCCGCGCGCCGAGGGCCATGTGCTGGTGATCCCCAAGGTTCCGGCGCGCAATCTGCTGGACATCGATCCTGCGGCGCTCGCGGCGCTCATTCCGCGCGTTCAGCATGTCGCCAAGGCGGCCAAGGACGCCTTCGGCGCCGATGGCCTCACCTTGCAGCAGTTCAACGAGAGCGCCGGCGGACAGGTGATCTTCCACCTGCATTTCCATATTCTGCCGCGCTTCGAGGGCGTCGCGCTGCGCCCGCCGGGAACCATGGCCGATGGCGAGAAGCTGAAGGCGCAGGCGGAGAAGATCAGAGCCGCGCTCGGCCCGTTTCCGGCCTGA
- a CDS encoding acyltransferase family protein, which translates to MTDILQDAGDILAYRSSSQSRAQSTRLRLRELDGLRGWAAFSVLLFHSIWQTFGENFPMLRNGWTAGLIDGPLDVSVFFVVSGAALSAPFFSGGGGDYILSAALRRYIRLTTPIVATVLLLIAAERCGFVRLGEAAQFAPGLTAIAGETGLSFAQALKWSLGNVYTKPSEWGPVLPFLWTMPWEMVGSLALFVLLACYPSMKRPERSIAIGASFLMLLFPYLAAFLFGALIGKAKLTGALAAPAPGRLALLDSPSAKLIAAAALYALACWTMMAGAVSHVHVILAVAIVALALRWRGPSRFLAESVVSRFLAKISFSLYLVHYVVIVTATSAAITLIGDRLSLPLALAISAATILLSIVAAMLFAPIERFAHAASRRFAALVLG; encoded by the coding sequence ATGACGGATATTCTCCAGGACGCCGGCGACATTCTCGCTTATCGCTCCTCGTCGCAATCTCGCGCGCAATCGACGCGTCTGCGCCTGCGGGAGCTCGATGGCTTGCGCGGCTGGGCGGCTTTCTCCGTTCTGCTGTTCCATTCCATCTGGCAGACCTTCGGCGAGAATTTTCCGATGTTGCGCAATGGCTGGACGGCGGGGCTCATCGACGGCCCGCTCGACGTCAGCGTCTTCTTCGTCGTCTCAGGCGCTGCGCTCAGCGCGCCCTTTTTCTCGGGCGGCGGCGGCGACTATATTCTCTCGGCGGCGCTGCGCCGCTACATCCGCCTGACGACGCCGATCGTCGCGACCGTGCTCCTGCTCATCGCCGCGGAGCGCTGCGGTTTCGTGCGGCTCGGCGAGGCCGCGCAATTCGCGCCGGGCCTCACCGCCATCGCCGGCGAGACCGGGCTGAGCTTCGCGCAGGCGTTGAAATGGTCGCTCGGCAATGTCTACACCAAGCCATCCGAATGGGGGCCGGTGCTGCCCTTTCTCTGGACCATGCCTTGGGAGATGGTCGGCTCGCTGGCGCTGTTCGTGCTGCTCGCCTGCTATCCATCCATGAAGCGGCCGGAGCGCTCGATCGCCATCGGCGCGTCATTCCTGATGCTGCTGTTTCCCTATCTCGCGGCGTTTCTCTTCGGCGCGCTGATCGGCAAGGCGAAGCTCACCGGCGCGCTCGCCGCGCCGGCGCCGGGGCGGCTCGCGCTTCTCGATTCGCCGTCGGCGAAGCTAATCGCGGCCGCGGCGCTCTATGCGCTCGCCTGCTGGACGATGATGGCCGGCGCCGTGTCCCATGTCCACGTCATCCTCGCCGTGGCGATCGTCGCTCTGGCGCTGCGCTGGCGCGGTCCGTCGCGCTTCCTCGCCGAAAGCGTCGTCTCGCGCTTTCTCGCGAAAATCTCTTTTTCGCTCTATCTCGTCCATTATGTGGTGATCGTAACGGCGACTTCCGCGGCGATCACGCTTATCGGCGATAGGCTCTCGCTGCCGCTCGCTCTGGCGATCTCGGCGGCGACGATCCTGCTCTCGATCGTCGCGGCCATGCTCTTCGCGCCGATCGAGCGTTTCGCCCATGCGGCGAGCCGGCGCTTCGCCGCGCTGGTTCTGGGGTGA
- a CDS encoding DUF3175 domain-containing protein, translating into MPERARRLSGEKSKPAYWSAEVGRKSNALDLEPDVFTQDDPRVIARSLKRSAEKSARRKSAPFRSAMSMLTFYINRAGRGLPAERRRILEKAKTELRRLFGRV; encoded by the coding sequence TTGCCAGAGCGCGCGCGCCGCCTGAGCGGCGAGAAAAGCAAGCCCGCCTATTGGTCGGCCGAGGTCGGGCGCAAGAGCAATGCGCTGGACCTCGAGCCCGACGTCTTCACGCAGGACGACCCTCGCGTCATAGCGCGCTCGCTGAAGCGCTCGGCGGAAAAGAGCGCGCGCCGCAAGAGCGCGCCCTTCCGCTCCGCAATGTCCATGCTGACCTTCTACATCAATCGCGCCGGCCGCGGCCTGCCGGCGGAGCGCCGCCGCATATTGGAAAAGGCCAAGACAGAGCTGCGCCGGCTCTTCGGCCGCGTCTGA
- a CDS encoding CBS domain-containing protein, which yields MKIKDIMTREVCLVEPDQTIRDAAKRMADLDIGLLPVGENDRLVGMISDRDIALRAIAAGKSAETKIRDVMTRDVRYCYEDHDVEDVAQNMAEQQLRRLPVLDRGKRLVGIVSLADLAMDRDAGLSGATLRGVSQPGGHHCQSARAA from the coding sequence ATGAAGATCAAGGACATCATGACGCGCGAGGTCTGTCTCGTCGAGCCCGATCAGACGATCCGCGACGCGGCCAAGCGAATGGCCGATCTCGACATCGGCCTGTTGCCGGTCGGCGAGAACGATCGTCTCGTCGGCATGATCAGCGATCGCGACATCGCCTTGCGCGCCATCGCGGCCGGCAAGAGCGCGGAGACGAAGATACGCGACGTCATGACCAGAGACGTTCGCTATTGCTATGAGGATCACGACGTCGAGGATGTCGCGCAGAACATGGCGGAGCAGCAGCTGCGTCGGCTGCCCGTGCTCGATCGCGGCAAGCGCCTCGTCGGCATCGTCTCGCTCGCCGATCTCGCAATGGATCGCGACGCCGGCCTCAGCGGCGCGACATTGCGCGGCGTCTCCCAGCCCGGCGGCCACCATTGCCAGAGCGCGCGCGCCGCCTGA
- a CDS encoding MgtC/SapB family protein — protein METTELFRRLTVALAIGLLIVLERGWQAREDEEGERAAGFRTHALAALLGAVWGAICNQTGIGGAVSLGLAFMAFAGAIVLFRYREIVHDETFGATTVVAAMLAFALGAFAVVGDVEAAAAAGVVTAGLLALKSASHGWLRRLSWVELRSGLTLAAMTVILLPLLPDRVVDPWKTVNPHEIWLLTVLIAVINFLGYVAMKAAGGAGGVALTGIAGGLVSSTATTMTLARLSREQRDAAPLFAAGALFANATMALRVLAVVALIDIELLGVLAPPFAAGGAVMLAFALFFMRRAVASLTDVSHASQNPLDLGAVLQFGALLTVVAILARLATRMAGGAGALAIAAISGVVDVDAITLSVARLDRATLALDIAAASIGLAVAINTLSKAALTWWIGGAGLGFRVMAASALALACGLAVALLAR, from the coding sequence ATGGAGACGACCGAATTGTTCCGCCGCCTGACGGTGGCGCTGGCGATCGGGCTTTTGATCGTCCTCGAGCGCGGCTGGCAGGCGCGCGAGGACGAGGAGGGCGAGCGCGCCGCGGGCTTTCGCACCCATGCGCTGGCCGCGCTGCTCGGCGCTGTCTGGGGCGCGATCTGCAATCAGACCGGCATTGGCGGCGCCGTCTCGCTCGGGCTCGCCTTCATGGCTTTCGCCGGCGCGATCGTCCTGTTTCGCTATCGCGAGATCGTCCATGACGAGACCTTCGGCGCGACCACGGTCGTCGCGGCGATGCTGGCCTTCGCGCTCGGCGCTTTCGCCGTCGTCGGCGATGTCGAGGCCGCGGCCGCGGCGGGCGTCGTCACGGCGGGGCTGCTGGCGCTGAAATCGGCGAGCCATGGCTGGCTGCGGCGCCTCAGCTGGGTGGAGCTGCGCTCCGGCCTGACGCTCGCCGCCATGACGGTCATTCTGCTGCCGCTGCTGCCGGACCGTGTCGTCGATCCGTGGAAGACGGTCAATCCGCATGAGATCTGGCTGCTGACCGTGCTGATCGCGGTCATCAACTTCCTCGGCTATGTGGCGATGAAGGCGGCCGGCGGCGCCGGCGGCGTGGCGCTGACGGGGATAGCCGGGGGCCTCGTCTCCTCCACCGCGACGACGATGACATTGGCGCGCCTCTCGCGCGAGCAGCGGGATGCGGCGCCGCTCTTCGCCGCCGGCGCTCTTTTCGCCAACGCCACAATGGCGCTGCGCGTGCTGGCCGTCGTCGCGCTGATCGACATCGAGCTCCTCGGCGTTCTCGCGCCGCCTTTCGCAGCCGGCGGAGCCGTCATGCTCGCCTTCGCGCTCTTCTTCATGCGCCGCGCCGTCGCCTCTTTGACCGATGTGAGCCATGCGTCGCAGAACCCTCTCGATCTCGGCGCGGTGCTCCAATTCGGCGCGCTGCTCACCGTCGTCGCGATACTGGCGCGTCTCGCCACGCGAATGGCGGGCGGGGCCGGCGCGCTGGCTATCGCGGCGATCTCCGGCGTCGTCGATGTCGACGCCATAACATTGTCCGTCGCGCGGCTCGATCGCGCGACGCTCGCGCTCGATATCGCTGCGGCGTCGATCGGCCTCGCCGTCGCCATCAACACGCTCTCCAAGGCGGCGCTGACATGGTGGATCGGCGGCGCCGGCCTCGGCTTTCGCGTCATGGCCGCTTCCGCGCTCGCGCTCGCCTGCGGCCTCGCGGTCGCGCTGCTCGCGCGCTGA
- the ligD gene encoding non-homologous end-joining DNA ligase → MIRLTNPDKPLYPAALHVTKQRLVDYWRRVAPFALPHIAGRPLSLLRCPNGAAHGCFFQRHHRRGLPKGLMAAPIVGSDGEREEFLFLDDLSGLEGAAQMDALELHIWGVRFDALERPDRLVFDLDPDPSVSFEEVKSAARDFRALLEAAGLASFALLTGGKGLHVVAPLDDALDWPTFTAFARGVASRLAADDPARFTAMATKARRHGRIYIDYRRNDRGASAVAPFSPRARETPSVATPVSWDELGRIERADFYCLDKVERRLAALRADPWAGYFDLRQGVSSAALRMFAGARV, encoded by the coding sequence ATGATCCGCCTCACCAACCCGGACAAGCCGCTCTATCCGGCGGCGCTGCATGTCACCAAGCAGAGGCTGGTCGACTATTGGCGCCGCGTCGCGCCTTTCGCTCTGCCGCATATCGCCGGGCGGCCGCTGTCGCTGCTGCGCTGTCCAAATGGCGCCGCGCATGGCTGCTTCTTCCAGCGTCATCATCGACGCGGCCTGCCCAAGGGCCTCATGGCTGCGCCCATCGTCGGGAGCGACGGCGAACGGGAAGAGTTTCTCTTCCTCGACGATCTCTCTGGCCTGGAAGGCGCGGCGCAGATGGATGCGCTGGAGCTGCATATCTGGGGCGTGCGCTTCGATGCGCTGGAGCGTCCCGATCGTCTCGTCTTCGATCTCGATCCCGATCCGTCCGTGTCCTTCGAGGAGGTGAAGAGCGCCGCGCGCGATTTCCGCGCGCTGCTGGAGGCGGCGGGGCTCGCGAGCTTCGCGCTGCTAACCGGCGGCAAGGGGCTGCATGTCGTCGCGCCGCTGGATGACGCGCTCGACTGGCCGACCTTCACGGCCTTCGCCAGAGGCGTCGCCAGCCGTCTCGCCGCGGATGATCCGGCGCGCTTCACCGCAATGGCGACCAAGGCGCGGCGCCATGGCCGCATCTACATCGATTATCGACGCAATGATCGTGGCGCGAGCGCGGTGGCGCCTTTCTCGCCGCGCGCGCGGGAGACGCCTTCCGTGGCGACGCCCGTCTCCTGGGACGAGCTCGGCCGCATAGAGCGCGCCGACTTCTATTGCCTCGACAAGGTGGAGCGCCGCCTCGCCGCGCTGCGCGCCGATCCTTGGGCCGGCTATTTCGATCTGCGACAAGGCGTCTCGTCGGCGGCGCTGCGCATGTTCGCCGGCGCGCGAGTATAA